The proteins below are encoded in one region of Astatotilapia calliptera unplaced genomic scaffold, fAstCal1.2 U_scaffold_9, whole genome shotgun sequence:
- the LOC113018500 gene encoding low affinity immunoglobulin gamma Fc region receptor II-like, whose protein sequence is MKNTSLLWLLILISLLSCTTNQARLTVSPSSSQFFIRDFVSLSCEEDDSSAGWTLRRNTSKQQRTQCGAGWGEAAGSSCNISYIYTSHSGVYWCESREGPISNMVNLTVTGGSVILQSPVLPVMEGDDVTLLCKTKTTPSNLPAAFYKDGSLIRKQPTGHMTIQHVSRSDEGLYKCDISGHGESPSSWITVTGRPTTTSSPTSSTNMYPTSALSPSSTTLPLVIRLVCHLVVFCPYFISTLVLVSLYQHRAKGNDPTISLETATNDEEKSSEDYDDVAEVTTEHPF, encoded by the exons ATGAAGAACACATCTCTGCTGTGGCTGCTCA ttctgatctcactgctgagctgcacaacaaaccaag ctcgtctgactgtgagtcccagcagttCTCAGTTTTTTATTagagactttgtgtctctgagctgtgaggaggacgacagctctgctggatggactctgaggagaaacacaagcaaacaacagaGGACTCAGTGTGGAGCTGGGTGGGGAGAAGCAGCTGGTTCTTCATGTAACATCAGTTACATTTACACATCacacagtggagtttactggtgtgagtccagagagggtcccatcagtaacatggttaacctgacagtcactg gtggatcagtgatcctgcagagtcctgtcctccctgtgatggagggagatgacgtcactctgctctgtaaaacaaagaccactccctccaacctcccagctgctttctataaagatggctccctcatcaggaagcagcctacaggtcacatgaccatccagcatgtttccaggtctgatgaaggcctctacaagtgtgacatcagcggtcatggagagtctccatccagctggatcactgtcacag ggagacctacaaCCACATCCTCGCCCACCAGCTCTACAAATATGTACCCTACCTCTGCTTTGTCCCCTTCCTCCACCACCCTCCCTCTAGTGATCAGGCTGGTCTGTCACCTGGTGGTGTTCTGTCCATACTTCATCTCCACTCTCGTCTTGGTGTCTTTATATCAACACAGAGCCAAAG GAAATGACCCCACCATCTCCTTGGAAACAGCAACCAATGATGAGGAGAAATCGTCTGAGGACTATGATGATGTTGCCGAGGTGACCACTGAGCATCCGTTCTAA